One window of Penaeus chinensis breed Huanghai No. 1 chromosome 3, ASM1920278v2, whole genome shotgun sequence genomic DNA carries:
- the LOC125038542 gene encoding extensin-like gives MCQKSAHVPGVASCIWYATEQGKGESADRPCFLPPAASARPPRPRSVAVRGGDSAFETQVLVDKIFTRTTTFFTIFFITTRKRHHTHYYPDQPPDATPPDQPPDATPPDQPPDATPPDQPPDATPPDQPPDATPPDQPPDSTSPDQPPDATPPDHPPDATPPDQPPDSTSPDQPPDATPPDATPPDQPPDATPPDQPPDATPPDQPPDATPPDQPPDATPPDQPPDATPPDQPPDATPPDQPPDATPPDQPPDATPPDQPPDATPPDQPPDATPPDQPPDATPPDQPPDATPPDQPPDATPPDQPPDATPPDQPPDATPPDQPPDATPPDQPPDATPPDQPPDATPPDQPPDATPPDQPPDATPPDQPPDATPPDQPPDATPPDQPPDATPPDQPPDATPPDQPPDATSPDQPPDSTPPDQPPDSTPPDQPPDATPTNQPPDATSPDQPPDATPPDAH, from the exons ATGTGTCAGAAGTCAGCTCATGTGCCGGGCGTCGCTTCCTGTATCTGGTACGCCACCG AACAGGGCAAGGGTGAGTCCGCGGATCgtccctgcttccttccccctGCCGCCTCAGCTCGTCCTCCGCGGCCGCGCTCTGTCGCTGTGCGGGGCGGAGACTCTGCATTTGAGACACAAGTCCTTGTAGaca agattttCACCAGAACTACGACATTCTTTACAATTTTCTTCATCACCACAAGAAAAAGGCATCACACTCACTATTACCCAGACCAACCTCCTGACGCCACGCCCCCAGACCAGCCTCCTGACGCCACGCCCCCAGACCAGCCTCCTGACGCCACGCCCCCAGACCAGCCTCCTGACGCCACGCCCCCAGACCAGCCTCCTGACGCCACGCCCCCAGACCAGCCTCCTGACTCCACGTCCCCAGACCAGCCTCCAGACGCCACGCCCCCTGACCATCCTCCTGACGCCACGCCCCCAGACCAGCCTCCTGACTCCACGTCCCCAGACCAGCCTCCTGACGCCACGCCCCCAGACGCCACGCCCCCAGACCAGCCTCCTGACGCCACGCCCCCAGACCAACCTCCTGACGCCACGCCCCCAGACCAGCCTCCTGACGCCACGCCCCCAGACCAGCCTCCTGACGCCACGCCCCCAGACCAGCCTCCTGACGCCACGCCCCCAGACCAACCTCCTGACGCCACGCCCCCAGACCAGCCTCCTGACGCCACGCCCCCAGACCAGCCTCCTGACGCCACGCCCCCAGACCAGCCTCCTGACGCCACGCCCCCAGACCAGCCTCCTGACGCCACGCCCCCAGACCAGCCTCCTGACGCCACGCCCCCAGACCAGCCTCCTGACGCCACGCCCCCAGACCAGCCTCCTGACGCCACGCCCCCAGACCAGCCTCCAGACGCCACGCCCCCAGACCAGCCTCCTGACGCCACGCCCCCAGACCAGCCTCCTGACGCCACGCCCCCAGACCAGCCTCCTGACGCCACGCCCCCAGACCAGCCTCCTGACGCCACGCCCCCAGACCAGCCTCCTGACGCCACGCCCCCAGACCAGCCTCCTGACGCCACGCCCCCAGACCAGCCTCCTGACGCCACGCCCCCAGACCAGCCTCCTGACGCCACGCCCCCAGACCAGCCTCCTGACGCCACGCCCCCAGACCAGCCTCCTGACGCCACGCCCCCAGACCAGCCTCCTGACGCCACGTCCCCAGACCAACCACCTGACTCCACGCCCCCAGACCAACCACCTGACTCCACGCCCCCAGACCAACCTCCTGACGCCACGCCCACAAACCAACCTCCAGACGCCACGTCCCCAGACCAACCTCCTGACGCCACGCCCCCAGACGCCCACTGA